TGGACACAGTTCCACGCGCCACGCTCACATGCCAAATGCAGCAGAGGCTTCTTGGCCCGAAACGGTATCCATGGCTCCTCCATCTTCTGCGTCATCATGCTTAACACATTATACTGATCGCCTAAGAGCCGAGTGGAATTAATGAATTGAAAGGATGTTTAAGATACCTTAATAGGCATATATAActtaacttaattattatacttaaattaaaattaattgagcAATATTTGACAATACCGTCGATGGCATAGCAGAGGGCATTCTGGAGCTTGGTGTTCAGCCGTTCGCTGACATCGTCCACGTTGCTGTGCCACTTGCCGCTCTCCTCGCAGTTGTGCGAATGTGCGCCTGGGAAGCACATGCGGGTATCGGCATCGATGCGGGCTCCatgacgcagcagcagctccacaCACTCTTCGTAGCCGCGCAGCGTCGCTATATGCAGGGGCAGGGAGCATGGCGCCCGGTTTACGTCCGGTCGATGGCGATGCAGCAGCCATTTGGTGAGATCGATGTGATTGAGTCCAACGCTGCGCTGCAGTATATTGTAGCCACAATCATCGTGTATATACAAGATGTTCTCATTTTTGGGTATCTGAATTAGCAGACTTTCAAGAGTTTGCAATGAGATTTTTGGATTCGCACGCAGAATTTCAAAAAGTGTCTGTATTTTCTCTTCCGTTGCCTTTGAGACTTTATGGCCATCCCGATGTGACAGTAGAGCCGAGCCCGACCGAAACACCTGGCTAACCTGGCCGCCCATATCTCTGCTGGTCCGACCTGTATCCTCCTACCCCGCCCGCGACAGTATCCCTCAAGGGGATGACTttaatgtctatatatgatgcAGTGATCAATGTTGGTTTAAGCAACTAATACCAGGTCGGCTGCATCTGCATGTTGGCAACACAGTTTCGTGTCTTATGGCTCTTGCAACCTGCacgaaacaataacaataaacagTTCGCGGCAAGGGCAACGTAAAAATCAATACAGATGCGAGCTTTCACGCGTTCACACAAATCACCACTTGGCACTACACGCGCACAGCATTTGCTTGTTCCAATTGTAGTTAAACATTTTGCTGGCGTGTTTGTTGGTGGAAATCATTGTTTCAATGCATTTAGCGTTTTTTTGCAAACACGCAAAACTTTTTCTACGCTGCAAATTGTAAACGAGTTAATCTGTCTATCAGCTGGTCTGCCAAAGACTACCGATAATCGGTTCGTCCAGCCCTGGTACATATCGCAATTCATCGATAGTCTTCGACAATGTATAGCATCGATAGTATCATTGACATTGACATCTCTAATGTACTCTTGTGTTTTGTTGGCGCGTAAATACTATAATTGcagtaaacaaattattaaataaacatgCCTAGTCGCTTAAATTGTCACTACGAGAACCTAAGCAGCCCATATCTGCTGCAGACTACCGACTATCAAAAGCAGTTCTGCCATCTGTATGCACATCGTTTGGCCGAAATGACGCGCCTGTTGGCGCCACTGGGGCAGACGAAATGGGGCAAAGAGGTACCAATAATGAAATTGTGTGAGCTGCGCGGGGAACAGAACGTCCAATGCATTATAATTGGCACAGTCTACAAGCATCAGGCACACAAGCCCAGCATTTTGCGTGATATCTCCGAAGAGAATCAACTGGCACCGCAGCCACAACGCCAAAACTACTCGGAGCCCGAAGACAAGGTTATGTTGGAGGACGAGTTGCAGCGTGTACGATTGCAGGGTGAGCACCTGGAAGCGCGTAACCTGGCCACGGGCATTGTTTGCGCCGTCAAAGGAGGCACTGACAATGACGGCTACTTTAACGTCGAAGAGGTGCTCTTCCTGGAGAGCGGGCCACAGAAGCCGCTGAGTCCACGCACGCCCGGCAGCAAACTGGTGATCATTTCAGGCTTGGATCAGCTGCAGGCGCACAACTATGTGGATGCATTAAACATATTCCAGTACTGGCTGAGCGGTTGCCTTGGCAATAGCCGCGAAGCTCAGTCCACGGTGCGGCTCATAGTAGCCGGGAACTCGGTGCGCAGCACAGCTATAGCACACGCGCCCACCCTGCAAGTGGCACGCAACCAGGCGAATGCGAACGACACTGTGCAGGCGGTTGGCCAACTAGATAGTTGGTTTGTATCGTGGGCACATGCACTCACCGTCGACGTTATGCCTGGCGCCTACGATCCGGCCAATTTTATGCTGCCCCAGCAGCCATTTCATAAATGCATGTTTCCGCTGGCCTCGCAGCTTTCATCCTTTCAATCCGTATCCAATCCCTACGCGTGTCGGCTGGACAGTGCGCTCGTAGTTGGCACTGCCGGCCAGAATGTTGCCGACTTGCTGCGGAGCACATCGCTAGACTCTTCACTGCAAGCACTGCGCTGCACGCTCACCTGGGGCCATGTGGCGCCCACAGCACCGGACACGCTCGCCTGCTATCCGTACATAAGCAGTGATCCGTTTATAATGAAGGAATGCCCCCACGTCTACTTTGCCGGCAACTGTGAATCCTTCGAAACCGAACTCCATGTCGGCACAGGCGGGAAGAAAACGCGTCTCGTCTGTGTGCCCAGCTTCTGCAAGACGCAGAGTGTGGCCCTCATCGATTTGGAGAGCCTCGATTGCCGCCAGATTAAGTTTAGTGCAGTATCCGAATAGCTGTATCTCGTCTGTGAGCATAGCTTCTGCAAGAAGCAGAGCGTGGACCTCAATTGCCGCCAGATTAATTTAAGTGTAGAGTCCAAATAGCTGTGTGTCAATAAATATCCATTTCCATGTTATGTATAAAATTTGATGAGTTTATTTGAACTAAGAGCTACTTCAGTTAATGCACAACCGGTCCAAGCGGCTCGCCGCGTATGTTCGCCAAATCCAGGCGCGAGTCCACCGTGTCATCTATCAGTCCAATCACTGCTATATTGTCGCCTCGGATGATGTGGAGGCCGAGCACAATTTGCTCGATTCCCGACGTTGTGGAAAAGACGCGCTCATGGCACTCAtcaatgatgatgttgattgTCTGATCGAAACCCTTCAACGTGCCTATGAAGTTCCGTCCATCCGCCGTAATAATTGAGACTGTGTGGTTAATGTAAGACTCCAAACCGGACATTCTGTCTGCTCTTCAAGAGTTATTCTCAAGCTTTAAAACAAACTAACGCGAATGCTCGCCTTTGTAAAACGTTTGGCATTGGAAATATATTAATCGAAATatcgatataaatatattatcgGTTGCATAGCAGCTGTTCTCCGTTCGCCTTCTGCTCATGTAATCGAAGAGGAGAGATTCTTActgtgcatttaaattataattaaaaaaaaataaaatgctacGCCTCCTTACACAAATCAGTTCCAGACAACTGGTGCGCGCACAGTCCTCGTCTACGCAGAGCCCCAAGGATAAGTGGGATTTGTATGCTGGTGTCTTGGTCGAGCGGCTGCCGGTGGTCACCAAAACTTTGAATCCATTGGAGCGACAGTTCCAAGATATGCTGTCCCAGGTCGAGTACGAAAACAGTCTTAAATCAGACTTTGAGCTAAAGCACGAACGCGACATGCTGCAGGCTGAGCTGATTAAGCAGGGTAAAGCGCAGGTGGACCTCGATGACTCGGTAGCCAAGCAAACCGCTCAAGATCTGAAAGATGCCTACACCGAGGAGCTGAAGAAGTTTCGATTCGCGCCATGCACCACGCCCGACGACGCCGCTAACAAAACCACCTCAACGGACCGATGCTTGGAGGACACGCTCTATCTGGTAGTTAAGCAAAAGCTCGGCCAACAGGAGCATTTGGTGCTGCCGCAGGGTCTCCGCCAGGAGGGCGAATCCATGCGACAAACAGCGGAGCGTGTGCTTCGCGAGCGATGTGGCACAGATTTGCAGGTCCTGTTCTATGGCAATGCGCCCGTTGGCTTCTACAAGTACAAGTATCCGAGCAAGCAGCGCATCGAGAGCGTCGGTGCCAAGATATTCTTCTACCGTGCCTCGCTGCGGGCTGGAAACGTGGACGAGAAGCAATCGCCGCCGGTTCCATACGAATGGCTGCCCAAACACGTGCTCAACGCAAAACTTAATACCGCCTATGTGGAGAGCATTAATAAATTCCTGATATGATTTGAATATTGTTTGTCCTGTTTCAAGtagttaaataaacatattttatcaTAAATAACTATTTGGATCTTCATGAAATTCTATACTTTTGAGCTTTGTGTTCGGCCGTAGGAgctttaatgaaatatatttagacTCTCCTCGGGAGGATCGTCATCCGTTCCCATCcaatattctttttatttacaatttagctaaatttatcaaaattaaaCACATTTGTTTATAACATTTGTAAGACATGCagcaatataatttttatttgcaatttgttgaaGTGTAAatagcaatattttttatttttataaaaatttgttttggttATTTTACCAATTGCATTTCGTTTATATAAACTGGAaactgaaaattaattttgtttcttaaatttgATCATGTTTCGATTACAAACGCGGAACATTTCGAAAGTTTTGGGTAGTATATTTATAGAGCCAAGCATTTCGCTAGGATGCGGCGTATAATCTGGTTTATaagcatttttatatattttgattatatatAGACAGATACTACGTTTTGTCATGTCAAAGTTTAAGATACCACTTGGGAGATAGATGAATACGggaatatataaatgcaaaagctACCAAATGTGTTAAAAGTGCTCgattattgttttgttttgggctCATTGTGGCATTAATTCTTAAATAAGCATATTTCTGTTGGCTTAGATACTAAAAATGATCGAAAAAAATCgtgtaaatatatgtttgtaatatttttgttttttttttttagaaataaGTTGCAAGACATTTTCTCAGGCGCCATTTGAAGGAAACGCAATTTAATTCTGGAATAGCGTTCGCGTGAAATCTATGTAATCTAAAGCATCTTTGATGGGCTGGCCAGAGCGCGGTTCCGAGAAAGGTTTCATGCGCTGCACGCAATAGTCCGCCATGTCCTTGGTGAGGTTCTGTGCAAGATATAAACTTGATTAATTTTACTGTCTCAATAAGGATTTGTGTAACTTACGCAGTAGAGCTCCTCCTTGGTGACGTAGGGGCGGTCGGCGGCAGTGATCGCGCGGAAGGCATTCTCGATTTCTTCGTAGGACTGCACGTTCTCGGTTTCCTTCGAAATCATGAATGCAATGTACTCCTGCAGCGAGACATAGCCGTCGCGGTTGGGATCGACCACATCGACTATGGCCTCAAATTCTGGATCGGGCTGACCCTCTTCAACCATGGGCAGATCGTAGCCGAGCGCGCGTAGACAGGACTTGAACTCTTGATGGTTTAGCTTGCCGCTCTTGTCCTTGTCGAAGTGCTTGAACATCATCGAGAATTCCTTGAGCGAATCCTCCGAGACGCCCGAATGGTTGCGCGCCTGTATCTGTTGCTCCAGATTGTGTTGCATGCGCATCGACAGCTGGTCCAGCTGATCCCATTGCTGGGCCAGACCCACCGTCGAGTGTTCCGTGTAGCGATTATCCAGAATCAAGTGCTCCTCCAATAAGGCGCCGAGTTCTTCGATTTTCTTCAGATCAACGCGACGGGCACGCACC
The sequence above is a segment of the Drosophila virilis strain 15010-1051.87 chromosome 3, Dvir_AGI_RSII-ME, whole genome shotgun sequence genome. Coding sequences within it:
- the mRpL46 gene encoding large ribosomal subunit protein mL46; translated protein: MLRLLTQISSRQLVRAQSSSTQSPKDKWDLYAGVLVERLPVVTKTLNPLERQFQDMLSQVEYENSLKSDFELKHERDMLQAELIKQGKAQVDLDDSVAKQTAQDLKDAYTEELKKFRFAPCTTPDDAANKTTSTDRCLEDTLYLVVKQKLGQQEHLVLPQGLRQEGESMRQTAERVLRERCGTDLQVLFYGNAPVGFYKYKYPSKQRIESVGAKIFFYRASLRAGNVDEKQSPPVPYEWLPKHVLNAKLNTAYVESINKFLI
- the PolD2 gene encoding DNA polymerase delta subunit 2; translation: MPSRLNCHYENLSSPYLLQTTDYQKQFCHLYAHRLAEMTRLLAPLGQTKWGKEVPIMKLCELRGEQNVQCIIIGTVYKHQAHKPSILRDISEENQLAPQPQRQNYSEPEDKVMLEDELQRVRLQGEHLEARNLATGIVCAVKGGTDNDGYFNVEEVLFLESGPQKPLSPRTPGSKLVIISGLDQLQAHNYVDALNIFQYWLSGCLGNSREAQSTVRLIVAGNSVRSTAIAHAPTLQVARNQANANDTVQAVGQLDSWFVSWAHALTVDVMPGAYDPANFMLPQQPFHKCMFPLASQLSSFQSVSNPYACRLDSALVVGTAGQNVADLLRSTSLDSSLQALRCTLTWGHVAPTAPDTLACYPYISSDPFIMKECPHVYFAGNCESFETELHVGTGGKKTRLVCVPSFCKTQSVALIDLESLDCRQIKFSAVSE
- the LOC6636849 gene encoding U6 snRNA-associated Sm-like protein LSm8, producing MSGLESYINHTVSIITADGRNFIGTLKGFDQTINIIIDECHERVFSTTSGIEQIVLGLHIIRGDNIAVIGLIDDTVDSRLDLANIRGEPLGPVVH